From one Rhodovulum sp. ES.010 genomic stretch:
- a CDS encoding aspartate aminotransferase family protein has translation MIPSVLPTYNRATLSFERGEGTWLIATDGTRYLDFGAGIAVNALGHAHPALVDALTRQAGRLWHLSNLYEIPEQVALADALVDKTFADTVFFTNSGTEACELAVKMARKYWHDKGAPERVKIVTFEGSFHGRSSAAIAAAGSEKMTRGFGPLLPGFVQLPFPTHGAALEAAIDESVAAVLVEPVQGEGGIRPLPDVCLKGVRALCDATGALLIYDEVQCGMGRTGRLFAHEWAGAAPDIMMIAKGIGGGFPLGAVLATEAAGASMTAGTHGSTYGGNPLACAVGKAVLDIVSDPAFLDDVARRAGLLRQRLEGLVASHPDMFEEVRGAGLMLGLKCRVPNADLVAAGHAEHLLTVPAADNVVRLLPPLNVSEDEIAAACARLEAAAARLAGKEVQA, from the coding sequence ATGATCCCCTCCGTCCTGCCGACCTACAACCGGGCGACCCTCAGCTTCGAGCGGGGCGAAGGCACCTGGCTGATCGCCACCGACGGCACGCGATACCTGGATTTCGGGGCGGGGATCGCGGTGAACGCGCTGGGCCATGCGCATCCGGCGCTGGTGGACGCGCTGACGCGCCAGGCCGGACGGCTGTGGCACCTGTCGAACCTCTACGAGATCCCCGAGCAGGTGGCGTTGGCCGATGCGCTGGTGGACAAGACCTTCGCCGACACGGTGTTCTTCACCAATTCCGGGACCGAGGCCTGCGAACTGGCGGTCAAGATGGCGCGGAAATACTGGCACGACAAGGGCGCGCCCGAGCGCGTCAAGATCGTCACCTTCGAGGGCAGTTTCCACGGCCGGTCCTCCGCGGCGATCGCCGCGGCGGGGTCGGAGAAGATGACCAGGGGGTTCGGCCCGCTGTTGCCGGGCTTCGTGCAGTTGCCGTTTCCGACCCATGGCGCGGCGCTGGAGGCGGCCATCGACGAGAGCGTGGCCGCGGTGCTGGTCGAGCCGGTGCAGGGCGAGGGCGGCATCCGGCCGCTGCCGGATGTCTGCCTGAAGGGGGTGCGCGCGCTTTGCGACGCGACCGGGGCGCTCCTGATCTATGACGAGGTGCAGTGCGGCATGGGGCGCACGGGGCGGCTTTTCGCCCATGAATGGGCCGGCGCCGCGCCCGACATCATGATGATCGCCAAGGGAATCGGCGGGGGCTTTCCTCTGGGCGCGGTGCTGGCCACCGAGGCGGCGGGCGCCTCTATGACCGCGGGCACCCATGGGTCCACCTATGGCGGCAACCCGCTGGCCTGTGCGGTCGGCAAGGCGGTGCTGGATATCGTGTCGGACCCGGCCTTCCTCGACGACGTCGCGCGCCGGGCGGGGCTGTTGCGCCAGCGGCTGGAGGGGCTGGTGGCGAGCCACCCCGACATGTTCGAGGAGGTGCGCGGGGCGGGGCTGATGCTGGGGCTGAAATGCCGGGTGCCGAACGCGGATCTGGTGGCGGCGGGCCATGCCGAGCACCTGCTGACGGTGCCGGCGGCCGACAACGTGGTGCGGCTGTTGCCGCCGCTCAACGTGAGCGAGGACGAGATCGCCGCGGCCTGCGCGCGGCTGGAGGCGGCCGCGGCGCGGCTGGCGGGCAAGGAGGTTCAGGCATGA
- the argF gene encoding ornithine carbamoyltransferase: MTHFLDIHRTEAAALRAIIDQARAMKAARNGRPKGAPDDVRPLEGRMVALIFEKPSTRTRISFDVGVRQMGGETMVLSGADMQLGHGETIADTARVLSRYVDLIMIRTFEEATLLEMAEYADVPVINGLTNRTHPCQIMADVMTYEEHRGPIAGRKVVWSGDGNNVCASLIHAAGQFGFDFTFTGPPTLDPEPAFVAEARDKGVRVEIERDPMRAVEGADLVVTDTWVSMHDPQSARERRHNQLRPYQVNDRLMAAAKPDALFMHCLPAHRDDEATGAVMDGPHSVIFDEAENRLHAQKAIMRYCLGV, translated from the coding sequence ATGACCCATTTTCTCGACATCCACCGGACCGAGGCGGCGGCGCTCCGGGCGATCATCGACCAGGCCCGCGCGATGAAGGCGGCGCGGAACGGCCGGCCCAAGGGGGCGCCCGACGACGTGCGGCCCCTGGAGGGGCGGATGGTGGCGCTGATCTTCGAGAAGCCCTCCACGCGGACGCGGATCAGCTTTGACGTGGGCGTGCGGCAGATGGGCGGCGAGACGATGGTTCTGTCGGGCGCGGACATGCAGCTTGGCCATGGCGAGACCATCGCGGATACCGCCCGGGTGCTGTCGCGCTATGTCGATCTGATCATGATCCGCACCTTCGAGGAGGCGACGCTGCTGGAAATGGCGGAATATGCGGACGTGCCGGTGATCAACGGGCTGACCAACCGCACCCATCCCTGCCAGATCATGGCCGACGTGATGACCTATGAGGAGCACCGGGGACCGATCGCGGGGCGCAAGGTGGTCTGGTCGGGCGACGGCAACAATGTGTGCGCCTCCTTGATCCATGCGGCGGGGCAGTTCGGCTTCGACTTCACCTTCACCGGGCCGCCGACGCTGGACCCGGAGCCCGCCTTCGTCGCGGAGGCGCGGGACAAGGGCGTGCGGGTCGAGATCGAGCGCGATCCGATGCGCGCGGTGGAGGGGGCCGATCTGGTGGTGACCGACACATGGGTCAGCATGCACGACCCGCAATCGGCGCGCGAGCGGCGGCACAACCAGCTGCGCCCCTACCAGGTGAACGACCGCCTGATGGCGGCGGCGAAGCCCGACGCGCTCTTCATGCACTGTCTGCCGGCGCATCGCGACGACGAGGCGACGGGCGCGGTGATGGACGGGCCGCATTCGGTGATCTTCGACGAGGCGGAGAACCGGCTGCACGCGCAGAAGGCGATCATGCGGTATTGCCTCGGGGTCTGA
- a CDS encoding IS630 family transposase, translating into MQALEQKRKDVADLRRIWIAKRQPFMANHLDRLAFVDETSVKTNMAKTTGWAPFGQRLVDHAPFGHWRTQTFVAALRHDRLDAPWIIDGAMNAEMFALYIETQLGPTLRKGDVVILDNLSSHKAPAAAASLRAIGTWFLFLPPYSPDLNPIEMAFSKLKSLIRKAAARTYDQLWAAVGHVCDLVSDQECYNYFKAAGYEAD; encoded by the coding sequence CTGCAGGCGCTTGAGCAGAAGCGCAAGGATGTCGCCGATCTGCGGCGCATCTGGATCGCGAAACGCCAGCCCTTCATGGCCAACCATCTGGACCGGCTGGCCTTTGTGGACGAGACCTCGGTCAAAACCAACATGGCCAAGACGACCGGCTGGGCCCCGTTCGGGCAGCGCCTCGTCGATCACGCGCCGTTCGGACATTGGCGCACCCAGACCTTCGTCGCGGCCCTGCGCCACGACCGGCTCGACGCACCATGGATCATCGACGGGGCGATGAACGCCGAGATGTTCGCCCTCTACATCGAAACCCAGCTGGGGCCGACGCTGCGCAAAGGCGACGTTGTCATTCTCGACAACCTGTCGAGCCATAAGGCCCCGGCCGCAGCGGCGTCCCTGCGTGCGATTGGCACCTGGTTCCTGTTCTTGCCGCCTTACAGCCCGGACCTGAACCCCATCGAAATGGCGTTCTCAAAGCTGAAGTCGCTCATAAGGAAGGCAGCCGCGCGAACCTACGATCAACTTTGGGCGGCCGTCGGCCATGTCTGCGACCTCGTCTCAGACCAAGAATGCTACAACTACTTCAAGGCGGCCGGCTATGAGGCCGATTAA
- a CDS encoding helix-turn-helix domain-containing protein: MGKPHPIELRERVVAFVDEGHGHREAARHFRVSPKFVNELIKLRRETGSLKPRPQGNGGGHGKLAGVTGWIEARVAAKGEITLDELAVELAETHGIEVHRGTIWRVLRGLGLTHEKRPAGA; the protein is encoded by the coding sequence ATGGGCAAACCACATCCGATAGAGCTACGCGAGCGTGTCGTCGCGTTCGTGGACGAAGGTCATGGGCATCGCGAAGCGGCACGGCACTTCCGGGTATCGCCGAAGTTCGTGAACGAGCTGATCAAACTGCGTCGCGAGACCGGATCACTCAAGCCCCGGCCCCAAGGCAATGGCGGCGGGCACGGCAAGCTTGCGGGCGTGACCGGCTGGATCGAAGCCCGCGTCGCCGCCAAGGGCGAGATCACGCTCGATGAATTGGCCGTTGAGCTGGCCGAAACCCATGGCATCGAGGTCCATCGCGGCACGATCTGGCGGGTGCTGCGCGGGCTTGGTCTGACGCACGAAAAAAGACCTGCAGGCGCTTGA
- a CDS encoding IS5 family transposase, with translation MRGADETSGSLFSYVDIEARIPARHPLRQIRRVVNEALASLDAEFETLYAPEGRPSIPPERLIRASLLQILFSVRSERQLMEQMDYNLMFRWFVGLGIDDAVWVPTVFTKNRDRLLTTDMARKVMGAILAHREVAPLLSDEHFSVDGTLIKAWASMKSFQPKTEGSPPGADGPGDPPGDTDQDTSPDTAPAQPEAETVPMPSPSRRHRNAEVDFRGEKRSNATHASITDPDARLFRKSQGTGALLCYMGHALMENRNGFVVQADLTRADGHAERRAALDMIHRHSPGSTRRLTLGADKGYDSADFVADLRQAHVTPHVAQKARHSAIDGRTTRHPGYALSQTRRKKIEEPFGWAKTVGGMAQTVYRGLDRVAARFTFTMAACNLARLPKLLAA, from the coding sequence ATGCGGGGCGCGGACGAGACGAGCGGGTCGCTGTTCAGCTATGTTGACATCGAGGCGCGGATCCCGGCGCGGCATCCGTTGCGGCAGATCCGGCGGGTCGTGAACGAGGCTTTGGCCAGCCTCGATGCCGAGTTCGAGACGCTCTACGCCCCGGAGGGCCGGCCCTCGATCCCGCCGGAGCGGCTGATCCGGGCGAGCCTTCTACAGATCCTGTTCTCGGTACGCTCGGAGCGGCAGTTGATGGAGCAGATGGATTACAACCTCATGTTCCGCTGGTTCGTGGGCCTGGGGATCGACGACGCGGTCTGGGTCCCCACCGTCTTCACGAAGAACCGTGACCGGCTGCTGACCACCGACATGGCGCGCAAGGTGATGGGCGCGATCCTGGCTCACCGGGAGGTCGCACCGCTGCTGTCAGACGAGCACTTCTCGGTGGACGGCACGCTGATCAAGGCCTGGGCTTCCATGAAGAGCTTCCAGCCGAAGACCGAGGGCAGCCCGCCCGGCGCGGACGGGCCGGGTGACCCGCCGGGGGACACCGATCAGGATACCAGCCCCGACACCGCCCCTGCCCAGCCCGAAGCCGAGACCGTCCCGATGCCCAGCCCCAGCCGCCGCCACCGCAACGCCGAAGTCGACTTCCGCGGCGAGAAGCGCTCCAACGCCACCCATGCCTCGATCACCGACCCCGACGCGCGGCTGTTCCGCAAGTCGCAGGGGACGGGCGCGCTGCTCTGTTACATGGGGCATGCGCTGATGGAAAACCGCAATGGCTTCGTCGTCCAGGCCGACCTGACCCGCGCCGATGGCCATGCCGAACGCCGCGCCGCGCTCGACATGATCCACCGCCATTCCCCCGGCTCGACCCGCCGCCTCACGCTGGGCGCCGACAAGGGCTACGACAGCGCAGATTTCGTCGCCGATCTGCGACAGGCCCACGTCACGCCGCATGTCGCCCAGAAGGCCCGACACTCCGCCATCGACGGCAGAACCACCCGCCACCCCGGCTACGCCCTGTCCCAGACGCGCCGCAAGAAGATCGAAGAGCCCTTCGGCTGGGCCAAGACCGTCGGCGGCATGGCCCAGACCGTATACCGCGGCCTCGACCGCGTCGCCGCCCGCTTCACCTTCACCATGGCCGCCTGCAACCTCGCCAGACTGCCGAAGCTGCTGGCCGCCTGA
- the hrpB gene encoding ATP-dependent helicase HrpB: MTPLPIDAALPDLIAALGRAGRAVLQAPPGAGKTTRVPLALLDAGLAPGRIVMLEPRRLAARAAAERMAETLGEAVGETVGYRIRGEAKVGPATRIEVVTEGILTRMIQADPSLEGIGAVIFDEFHERSLNADLGLALTWELRGALREDLILLVMSATLDAAPVAALMDDAPVVTSEGKAYPVDTRWLDRPLPKGTRLPEATADLVAGALGETQGGVLVFLPGEGEIRRTAATLAPRLPPGTRIRPLYGALPFAEQRAAIRPDPDARKIVLATAIAETSLTIEDVRVVVDAGRARRARFDPNSGMSRLVTDRVTKAEADQRRGRAGRVAPGVCYRLWTKGEEGGLAPYPPPEIAAGDLTGLALDLALWGTDDPADMAFLTPPNPGAFAEARALLAALGALDAKGRITDHGRALAALPLHPRLAHMLTRAGKPAAPLAALLEERDPLRGAGSDLALRLKAIADPRAPLPVPPAKPALARIRAEAKRLAARAPRAPRPMSPGEMAALAYPDRVGLRRKGDAPRYVLSGGKGAALDAGDPLAGQRLTVALDLDGDAREAQVRLAAPLAEAELRAIHGDAIGWHEICEWSRRENRVVARRQERFGALVLDDRAWTDAPSDVLARAALDGVRALGLPWTDAARRFRSRVELLRGEGTAMPDLSDAGLMAALEDWLLPYLAGARTAEDLKRVDPLLALRAMLSRDQKQTLDRLAPPAFETPLGRQVPIDYAGDAPEIALRLQELFGVTAHPTVGPNRLPLRITLLSPAGRPVQVTQDLPGFWATSYTEVRKDMRGRYPKHPWPEDPNAAAPTLRAKRRL; encoded by the coding sequence ATGACGCCGCTTCCGATCGACGCCGCCCTGCCCGATCTGATCGCCGCGCTGGGGCGCGCGGGCCGCGCCGTGCTGCAGGCGCCGCCGGGCGCGGGCAAGACGACGCGCGTGCCGCTGGCGCTGCTCGACGCGGGCCTCGCGCCGGGCCGCATCGTCATGCTGGAACCCCGCCGCCTCGCCGCCCGCGCCGCCGCCGAACGCATGGCCGAGACGCTGGGCGAAGCGGTGGGCGAGACGGTCGGCTACCGCATAAGGGGCGAGGCGAAGGTGGGCCCGGCGACCCGGATCGAGGTCGTCACAGAAGGGATTCTCACCCGGATGATCCAGGCCGACCCGTCGCTCGAGGGCATCGGCGCGGTCATCTTCGACGAGTTCCACGAACGCTCGCTGAACGCCGATCTGGGCCTGGCGCTAACCTGGGAACTGCGCGGCGCGCTGCGCGAGGACCTGATCCTCCTGGTGATGTCGGCCACCCTCGACGCCGCCCCCGTCGCCGCACTGATGGACGACGCGCCCGTGGTGACGTCCGAGGGGAAAGCGTACCCCGTCGACACACGATGGCTGGATCGCCCGCTGCCCAAGGGCACGCGCCTCCCCGAGGCCACCGCCGATCTGGTGGCAGGGGCGCTCGGCGAAACCCAGGGCGGCGTGCTCGTCTTCCTCCCCGGCGAGGGCGAGATTCGCCGCACCGCCGCGACCCTCGCCCCCCGCCTGCCCCCGGGCACCCGGATCCGCCCGCTCTACGGCGCGCTGCCCTTCGCCGAGCAGCGCGCGGCGATCCGCCCCGATCCCGATGCCCGCAAGATCGTGCTCGCGACCGCCATCGCCGAGACCTCGCTGACCATCGAGGATGTCCGCGTGGTCGTCGATGCCGGCCGCGCCCGCCGCGCCCGCTTCGACCCCAATTCCGGCATGTCGCGGCTGGTGACAGACCGGGTGACAAAGGCCGAGGCCGACCAGCGCCGCGGCCGCGCCGGCCGCGTGGCGCCGGGGGTCTGCTACCGACTCTGGACGAAGGGCGAGGAAGGCGGCCTCGCGCCCTACCCGCCCCCCGAGATCGCGGCGGGCGACCTGACCGGCCTCGCCCTCGACCTCGCGCTCTGGGGCACCGATGACCCCGCCGACATGGCCTTCCTCACCCCGCCCAACCCCGGCGCCTTCGCCGAGGCGCGCGCGCTCCTGGCCGCGCTCGGCGCGCTCGACGCGAAGGGCCGGATCACCGATCACGGCCGGGCGCTGGCCGCGCTGCCGCTGCATCCGCGCCTCGCCCACATGCTGACGCGCGCGGGCAAACCCGCCGCGCCCCTCGCCGCCCTCCTGGAAGAGCGCGACCCGCTCCGCGGCGCCGGCAGCGACCTGGCGCTGCGCCTGAAAGCCATCGCCGACCCGCGCGCGCCCCTGCCCGTGCCCCCCGCCAAGCCGGCGCTCGCCCGGATCCGGGCCGAGGCGAAACGGCTCGCCGCCCGCGCGCCGCGCGCGCCTCGGCCGATGTCGCCGGGCGAGATGGCCGCGCTCGCCTATCCCGACCGGGTCGGGCTCCGGCGCAAGGGCGACGCGCCGCGCTATGTGCTCTCGGGCGGCAAGGGCGCGGCGCTGGACGCGGGCGACCCGCTGGCCGGCCAGCGCCTGACCGTCGCCCTCGACCTCGACGGCGACGCGCGCGAAGCGCAGGTCCGACTTGCCGCGCCGCTGGCCGAGGCCGAGCTGCGCGCGATCCACGGCGACGCCATCGGCTGGCACGAGATCTGCGAATGGTCGCGCCGCGAGAACCGGGTGGTGGCCCGGCGACAGGAACGCTTCGGCGCCCTGGTCCTCGACGACCGCGCCTGGACCGACGCCCCCTCCGATGTCCTGGCCCGCGCCGCGCTCGACGGGGTGCGCGCGCTCGGCCTGCCCTGGACCGACGCCGCCCGCCGGTTCCGGTCAAGGGTGGAGCTGCTGCGCGGCGAGGGCACCGCCATGCCCGACCTCTCGGACGCGGGCCTCATGGCCGCGCTGGAGGACTGGCTCCTGCCGTACCTGGCCGGGGCCCGCACCGCGGAAGACCTGAAACGCGTCGACCCGCTGCTGGCGCTCCGCGCGATGCTCTCCCGGGACCAGAAACAGACCCTCGACCGCCTCGCCCCGCCCGCGTTCGAAACCCCGCTCGGCCGGCAGGTGCCGATCGACTATGCGGGCGACGCCCCCGAAATCGCGCTGCGCCTGCAGGAACTCTTCGGCGTGACCGCGCATCCCACGGTGGGCCCGAACCGCCTGCCGCTCCGCATCACCCTGCTCTCGCCCGCGGGCCGCCCGGTGCAGGTGACGCAGGACCTGCCGGGCTTCTGGGCCACCAGCTATACCGAGGTCCGCAAGGACATGCGCGGCCGCTACCCCAAGCACCCCTGGCCGGAGGATCCGAACGCCGCCGCACCGACCCTCCGCGCCAAGCGCCGCCTCTAA
- the meaB gene encoding methylmalonyl Co-A mutase-associated GTPase MeaB codes for METDELAERIRAGERRALARAITLVESGRADHRAAAEALLERLTEAPGEALRLGLSGTPGVGKSTFIESFGTLLTGQGHRVAVLAVDPSSARSGGSILGDKTRMETLSRDPNAFIRPSPSQSALGGVARRTREAVGLCEAAGFDIVLIETVGVGQSETMVAEMTDLFVLLMAPGGGDELQGVKRGIMEMADLILVNKADGDLKPAAERTRNDYAGALRLLRRRPQDPEGFPKAICVSALARDGLEGAWDEMRALADWRREHGHFEARRAAQARYWFGEEVRRGLLARLERDPEMRARMDDLGAQVAAGDVTVARAVAEMLDALGAAP; via the coding sequence ATGGAGACCGACGAGCTTGCAGAGCGCATCCGCGCCGGCGAACGCCGGGCGCTCGCGCGCGCGATCACGCTGGTGGAGAGCGGCCGGGCCGATCACCGGGCGGCGGCCGAGGCGCTGCTGGAGCGGCTGACCGAGGCGCCCGGCGAGGCGCTGCGGCTGGGCCTGTCGGGCACGCCCGGGGTGGGAAAATCCACCTTCATCGAAAGCTTCGGCACGCTGCTGACGGGGCAGGGGCACCGGGTGGCGGTGCTGGCGGTCGATCCGTCCTCGGCGCGGTCGGGGGGCTCGATCCTCGGCGACAAGACCCGGATGGAGACGCTGAGCCGCGATCCGAACGCGTTCATACGGCCCTCGCCCAGCCAGTCGGCGCTGGGCGGTGTGGCGCGGCGCACGCGCGAGGCGGTCGGCCTCTGCGAGGCGGCCGGGTTCGACATCGTGCTGATCGAGACGGTCGGTGTGGGCCAGTCCGAGACGATGGTGGCCGAGATGACCGACCTCTTCGTGCTGCTGATGGCGCCGGGGGGCGGCGACGAGTTGCAGGGGGTCAAGCGCGGCATCATGGAGATGGCCGACCTGATCCTCGTCAACAAGGCCGATGGCGATCTGAAACCGGCGGCCGAACGCACAAGGAACGACTATGCCGGGGCGCTGCGCCTGTTGCGCCGGCGGCCGCAGGACCCGGAGGGATTCCCCAAGGCGATCTGCGTCTCGGCGCTGGCGCGCGACGGGCTGGAGGGCGCCTGGGACGAGATGCGGGCGCTGGCCGACTGGCGCCGGGAGCACGGCCATTTCGAGGCGCGCCGCGCGGCGCAGGCGCGCTACTGGTTCGGGGAGGAGGTGCGGCGCGGGCTCTTGGCCCGGCTGGAGCGCGACCCGGAGATGCGCGCGCGCATGGACGACCTGGGCGCGCAGGTGGCCGCGGGCGACGTCACCGTGGCGCGCGCCGTGGCCGAGATGCTGGACGCGCTGGGGGCGGCCCCGTGA
- a CDS encoding glutamine amidotransferase yields the protein MKPFLVLQLRPETEASDDEFAAILRKGGLAEGDTHRIRLDCEAIPADLSLDVYSGVIVGGGPGCVSDPEAAKTPMERRIEAGVMGLMPEITARDLPFMGCCYGIGILAHHLGAEVSKRRFSEPVGATTCVQTEAGRADPLLDGLPGMFRAFVGHKEALQHLPPGCVHLLASEPCPLQMIRYGENVYATQFHPEADSDGFEVRIRIYKDRGYFPPETAADLVAMCRAEDVHVPETILRRFVERYARD from the coding sequence GTGAAGCCGTTCCTGGTGCTGCAATTGCGCCCCGAGACCGAGGCCAGCGACGACGAGTTCGCGGCGATCCTGCGGAAAGGCGGGCTGGCGGAAGGGGACACCCACCGCATTCGGCTGGATTGCGAGGCGATCCCGGCGGACCTGTCGCTCGATGTCTATTCAGGGGTGATCGTGGGCGGAGGCCCCGGCTGCGTGTCGGACCCCGAGGCCGCGAAAACGCCGATGGAAAGGCGGATCGAGGCGGGGGTGATGGGGCTGATGCCCGAGATCACCGCGCGCGATCTGCCCTTCATGGGCTGCTGTTACGGCATCGGCATCCTCGCCCATCACCTGGGCGCCGAGGTCTCCAAGCGGCGCTTCTCGGAACCCGTGGGCGCCACGACCTGCGTGCAGACCGAGGCGGGCCGGGCCGACCCGCTGCTGGACGGCTTGCCGGGGATGTTCCGCGCCTTCGTCGGCCACAAGGAGGCGCTGCAGCACCTGCCGCCGGGCTGCGTGCACCTGCTGGCCTCCGAGCCCTGCCCGTTGCAGATGATCCGTTACGGCGAAAACGTCTATGCCACCCAGTTCCACCCCGAGGCCGACAGCGACGGGTTCGAGGTGCGCATCCGCATCTACAAGGACCGCGGCTATTTCCCGCCCGAGACAGCCGCCGACCTGGTGGCGATGTGCCGGGCCGAGGATGTGCATGTGCCCGAGACGATCCTGCGCCGCTTCGTGGAGCGCTACGCGCGTGATTGA
- the rpmB gene encoding 50S ribosomal protein L28, which produces MSRVCELTGKGPMVGNNVSHANNKTKRRFLPNLNDVTLISDVLGRPFKLRVSASALRTVDHRGGLDAFLARASADQLSEKALKIKKDIEKAQASA; this is translated from the coding sequence ATGTCGCGCGTCTGCGAACTGACCGGAAAAGGGCCGATGGTCGGCAACAATGTCAGCCATGCCAACAACAAGACCAAGCGCCGGTTCCTGCCGAACCTGAACGACGTGACGCTGATCTCGGACGTCCTCGGCCGGCCGTTCAAGCTGCGCGTCTCGGCCTCGGCGCTGCGCACGGTGGACCACCGCGGCGGTCTCGACGCCTTCCTCGCCCGCGCGAGCGCCGACCAGCTCTCGGAAAAGGCGCTGAAGATCAAGAAGGACATCGAGAAGGCGCAGGCGAGCGCCTGA
- a CDS encoding copper chaperone PCu(A)C: MSLKPMILAGALALASALPALAGDIVIEDPYARASTMMSKSGAAFMTLVNTGAEDDRLVAASSDIAAKVELHTHREDAGGVMRMVEVEEGFAVPAGGRHELARGGDHVMFLGLTRPLEQGDTVTVTLRFETAGEIVVEMPVDLGRGAMGGGMQMGN, translated from the coding sequence ATGTCCCTGAAACCGATGATCCTGGCGGGCGCGCTGGCCCTCGCCTCCGCGCTGCCGGCGCTTGCCGGCGACATCGTGATCGAAGACCCCTATGCGCGCGCCTCGACGATGATGTCGAAATCGGGTGCGGCCTTCATGACGCTGGTCAATACCGGCGCGGAGGACGACAGGCTGGTGGCCGCGTCCTCGGACATCGCGGCCAAGGTCGAGCTGCACACCCACCGCGAGGATGCCGGCGGCGTGATGCGGATGGTGGAGGTCGAGGAGGGCTTTGCGGTGCCCGCGGGCGGCCGCCACGAGCTTGCGCGCGGGGGCGACCACGTGATGTTCCTGGGCCTGACCCGGCCGCTGGAGCAGGGCGACACGGTGACGGTGACGCTGCGCTTCGAGACGGCGGGCGAGATCGTCGTGGAGATGCCGGTCGACCTGGGGCGCGGCGCGATGGGCGGCGGCATGCAGATGGGCAACTGA
- a CDS encoding NAD-dependent deacylase codes for MAKIVILTGAGISAESGLGTFRDEGGLWAHHDLAEVATPEGFARNPARVHDFYNARRRNAAEALPNAAHAALARLERAMPGEVLIVTQNIDDLHERAGSRSVLHMHGQITRARCAACAGSWDAPPEMRAEAPCPACGAPATRPDIVWFGEFPHHMEEIWAALRAAELFVAIGTSGSVYPAAAFVQDASRAGAHTIELNLAPSDTVSDFAEARHGPATDLVPAWVEQVLATRPARD; via the coding sequence ATGGCCAAGATCGTGATTCTGACCGGCGCCGGGATCTCGGCGGAAAGCGGGCTGGGGACGTTCCGCGACGAGGGCGGGCTGTGGGCGCACCACGACCTCGCGGAGGTGGCCACGCCCGAGGGCTTCGCCCGCAACCCCGCGCGGGTGCACGACTTCTACAACGCGCGGCGCCGCAACGCCGCCGAGGCGCTGCCCAACGCGGCCCATGCCGCGCTGGCCCGGCTGGAACGCGCGATGCCGGGCGAGGTGCTGATCGTCACCCAGAACATCGACGACCTGCACGAACGCGCCGGCAGCCGATCGGTGCTGCACATGCACGGGCAGATCACGCGCGCCCGCTGCGCGGCCTGCGCCGGCAGCTGGGACGCGCCCCCCGAGATGCGCGCCGAGGCCCCCTGCCCGGCCTGCGGCGCCCCCGCGACGCGCCCCGACATCGTCTGGTTCGGCGAGTTCCCCCACCACATGGAGGAGATCTGGGCCGCGCTGCGCGCCGCCGAGCTCTTCGTCGCGATCGGCACTTCGGGCAGCGTCTACCCGGCGGCGGCCTTCGTGCAGGACGCGTCCCGGGCGGGCGCGCACACGATCGAGCTCAACCTCGCGCCCTCCGACACCGTCAGCGATTTCGCCGAGGCACGCCACGGGCCGGCCACGGACCTAGTGCCCGCCTGGGTCGAGCAGGTCCTGGCCACCCGCCCCGCGCGAGACTAG
- a CDS encoding low molecular weight protein-tyrosine-phosphatase, with translation MTTRILFVCLGNICRSPTAQGVVARMAAEAGVPVELDSAGTGGWHVGEPPDARATGEAAARGYDLSAQRARQVRAADFKAFDLILAMDRSNLATLERLRPPGTATPVRLLLDYADSSRDEVPDPYYEGGFDLVLDLVEDAARGLLREIAR, from the coding sequence ATGACCACCCGTATCCTGTTCGTCTGTCTCGGAAACATCTGCCGTTCGCCCACCGCGCAGGGCGTGGTCGCCCGGATGGCGGCCGAGGCGGGCGTCCCGGTCGAGCTGGACAGCGCGGGCACCGGCGGCTGGCATGTGGGCGAGCCGCCCGATGCGCGCGCCACGGGCGAGGCCGCGGCGCGGGGGTACGACCTCAGCGCGCAGCGCGCCCGGCAGGTCAGGGCGGCGGATTTCAAGGCGTTCGACCTGATCCTGGCGATGGACCGCTCGAACCTCGCGACCCTGGAGCGCCTGCGCCCGCCCGGGACCGCGACGCCGGTGCGGCTGTTGCTCGACTATGCCGACAGTTCCCGCGACGAGGTGCCGGACCCCTATTACGAAGGGGGGTTCGACCTGGTGCTGGACCTGGTCGAGGATGCCGCGCGCGGGCTGCTGAGAGAGATCGCGCGCTAG